One part of the Tunicatimonas pelagia genome encodes these proteins:
- a CDS encoding S41 family peptidase, whose product MKNIILFFVPVMLVFTACEEAFFEDDVASTSPMENFDYLWTECKEKYAYFALKDIDWDAVRKEYSAKISEGMSEDSLFSVLGDMLAELRDDHTGLVSPFNISRFGTRYLGQDNFDERIVVDHYIGQDFYVSGPFIHDFLNNEAIGYVRLPAFAGTVDNDNLDFILERYADTKGLILDLRENGGGSVTDIFNLLERLVEEETIVYYSRIKNGPGRDDFSEPEAARVKPYDGIRYAKKVAVLVDRATYSAGSFTSLATKALSNVILVGDTTGGGLGLPNGGQLPNGWTYRFSITQALDLNLNPEFENGVPPDVPALFDWDDLTTDEVLERAILELQ is encoded by the coding sequence ATGAAAAATATAATCTTATTCTTTGTCCCAGTAATGCTGGTTTTCACCGCTTGTGAAGAGGCGTTTTTTGAAGATGACGTAGCCAGTACCAGTCCAATGGAAAACTTCGATTACCTTTGGACGGAATGCAAAGAAAAATACGCCTACTTTGCGCTGAAAGATATTGATTGGGATGCCGTTCGGAAAGAATATTCGGCCAAGATCTCTGAGGGCATGTCGGAGGATAGCTTGTTCAGTGTACTGGGGGACATGCTTGCTGAATTACGCGACGACCACACCGGATTGGTGTCTCCCTTTAATATCTCCCGGTTTGGTACACGCTATCTAGGGCAAGATAATTTTGACGAACGAATTGTGGTTGATCATTACATCGGGCAAGATTTCTACGTCTCCGGTCCTTTTATTCATGATTTCTTAAATAATGAAGCAATCGGATACGTTCGGCTTCCTGCCTTTGCGGGAACGGTGGATAATGATAACCTAGATTTTATCTTGGAACGTTATGCCGATACTAAAGGGTTGATTTTGGATTTGAGAGAGAATGGAGGTGGAAGTGTCACCGATATATTTAATCTTTTAGAGCGACTGGTAGAAGAAGAAACGATTGTATATTATTCTCGTATCAAAAACGGTCCTGGCCGAGATGATTTTTCCGAACCCGAAGCGGCTCGCGTAAAACCTTACGACGGCATTCGTTATGCAAAAAAAGTAGCAGTTCTGGTAGACCGAGCCACGTACAGTGCCGGTTCATTTACTTCACTAGCTACCAAGGCACTGTCCAACGTTATATTGGTGGGCGACACTACTGGTGGCGGACTAGGATTACCCAATGGTGGTCAATTACCCAACGGTTGGACCTATCGCTTCTCTATTACCCAGGCCCTTGATTTGAATTTGAACCCCGAATTTGAAAACGGTGTCCCACCCGATGTACCCGCTCTTTTTGACTGGGATGATTTGACGACCGATGAAGTATTGGAGCGGGCTATTTTAGAGTTGCAATAA